In Candidatus Desulfofervidus auxilii, one genomic interval encodes:
- the trpE gene encoding anthranilate synthase component I has translation MFVPDFKIFKQHVLKANLIPVYKELFADIETPVTTYLKLKEQSLSFLLESAEGDGRWGRYSFIGFNPLITITYQYPQMVIKTVNQQQIYSGVTDPLPFLRETISQFSLADVPGLPRFQGGLVGYFAYDVIRCWERIPAKAKKDTSIPEAMFILPQELIIFDHVSHKIKVVNFVYIEKKENSEDLYKKAIKRIEARLKELSTPLNYKTSPLSLDIVKSNFTKKEFMEAVKKTKDYILNGDAIQVVLSQRLETEFKGDVFNIYRALRSLNPSPYMFYLDFEDLKLIGASPEILVRLENDLISLRPIAGTRPRGHTEEQDKALEKELLADPKERAEHIMLVDLGRNDVGRVARPGTVKVTELMVVERYSHVMHIVSNIIGKLKQNEDAFSVLKATFPAGTVSGAPKVRAMEIIDELEPTQRGPYAGAVGYFSFSRNMDFCITIRTVIVWKNKLYIQVGAGIVADSIPEREYQETMNKAQAMLKAIEWTKNGLE, from the coding sequence ATGTTTGTGCCTGATTTCAAAATATTTAAACAGCATGTCTTAAAGGCCAATCTTATCCCTGTTTATAAAGAATTGTTTGCCGACATAGAAACACCAGTCACTACCTATTTGAAGCTTAAAGAACAATCTCTTTCTTTTTTACTAGAAAGTGCAGAAGGTGATGGAAGATGGGGAAGATATAGCTTTATAGGGTTCAATCCCTTAATCACTATCACTTACCAATATCCACAAATGGTCATTAAAACAGTAAACCAACAACAAATTTATTCTGGAGTAACTGACCCCCTACCTTTTTTAAGAGAAACCATTAGTCAATTTAGTTTGGCAGATGTCCCAGGGCTACCTCGTTTCCAGGGAGGATTAGTGGGATATTTTGCCTATGATGTCATCCGATGTTGGGAACGTATACCTGCTAAAGCTAAAAAAGATACTTCCATCCCAGAAGCTATGTTTATCTTACCCCAGGAGTTGATTATCTTTGACCATGTGAGCCATAAAATAAAGGTAGTAAATTTTGTGTATATAGAAAAAAAGGAGAACTCAGAAGATTTATATAAAAAAGCAATAAAACGAATAGAGGCTCGCTTAAAAGAACTCTCCACTCCCCTTAATTATAAAACTTCTCCTCTTTCTCTGGATATTGTAAAGTCTAACTTCACAAAAAAAGAATTTATGGAGGCTGTAAAAAAAACCAAAGATTACATCCTAAATGGCGATGCCATTCAAGTAGTGCTTTCCCAGCGTCTGGAGACCGAATTTAAAGGAGATGTATTTAATATCTATCGGGCTTTGAGGAGTCTCAACCCTTCTCCTTATATGTTTTATCTTGATTTTGAAGACTTAAAATTGATTGGTGCTTCTCCAGAAATTTTAGTGAGATTAGAAAATGACCTCATTAGCTTAAGACCCATTGCTGGCACTAGACCAAGAGGACACACCGAAGAGCAAGACAAGGCCTTGGAGAAAGAGCTATTAGCTGACCCCAAGGAACGAGCCGAACATATTATGTTAGTGGACTTAGGACGGAATGATGTGGGAAGAGTGGCTAGACCAGGCACAGTAAAAGTGACAGAATTAATGGTAGTTGAACGCTATTCCCATGTCATGCATATTGTTTCAAATATTATTGGAAAGTTAAAGCAAAATGAAGATGCTTTTTCGGTCTTAAAAGCTACTTTTCCAGCTGGCACTGTGAGTGGAGCACCTAAAGTGCGGGCCATGGAAATAATAGATGAACTTGAACCTACACAGCGTGGACCTTATGCAGGGGCGGTAGGGTATTTCAGCTTTTCTAGGAATATGGATTTCTGCATTACCATTCGCACCGTCATTGTCTGGAAAAACAAACTGTATATTCAAGTGGGGGCAGGTATTGTGGCCGATTCGATACCTGAAAGGGAATATCAAGAAACCATGAACAAGGCGCAGGCCATGTTAAAGGCCATAGAATGGACAAAAAACGGTTTAGAGTGA
- a CDS encoding anthranilate synthase component II, whose protein sequence is MLVIIDNYDSFTYNLAQYFQILGVEVRVFRNDQLKVEEIQHFHPDYLVISPGPCTPKEAGISVKSIRFFKGKLPILGVCLGHQAIAAAFEGKIVQAKKIMHGKTSMIYHDNKTIFHNLPNPFEATRYHSLAVERESLPNCLEITAWSEDNEIMGIRHKEYIIEGVQFHPESILTKVGMSLLKNFLAQGKKR, encoded by the coding sequence ATGCTAGTCATTATAGACAATTACGACTCTTTTACTTATAACTTAGCCCAATATTTTCAAATATTGGGAGTTGAAGTAAGGGTGTTTAGAAATGACCAGCTAAAGGTAGAAGAAATACAACATTTTCACCCTGATTATTTGGTTATTTCTCCTGGCCCTTGCACACCTAAAGAAGCAGGTATTTCTGTAAAAAGCATTCGTTTTTTTAAGGGCAAATTGCCTATTTTGGGTGTTTGTTTGGGACATCAGGCTATAGCTGCTGCCTTTGAAGGTAAGATTGTGCAAGCTAAAAAAATTATGCATGGAAAAACCTCCATGATTTATCATGATAATAAAACCATATTTCATAATTTGCCCAATCCGTTTGAGGCCACCAGGTATCACTCCCTGGCTGTGGAAAGAGAAAGCTTACCAAACTGTTTAGAGATTACTGCTTGGAGTGAAGATAATGAAATTATGGGAATAAGGCATAAAGAATATATAATAGAGGGAGTGCAATTTCATCCTGAATCTATCCTGACCAAAGTAGGTATGTCCTTATTAAAAAATTTTTTGGCACAAGGAAAGAAAAGATGA
- the trpD gene encoding anthranilate phosphoribosyltransferase, which translates to MLALLTNHVNEWRIEFLNNFIQKSIADFGDVPDLDNLAELRAKIENVFYQRNSPEYSQGEDNVTKRILNKLVEGHNLTKTEMGQFMSAIMEGRATPAQIGAFLVAMRIKGETVDEITEAAKVMQAKAHELQIETNVPLVDTCGTGGDAQNTFNVSTITAFVIAGAGLKVAKHGNRSVSSQCGSADVLEALGLNLDSPPEVVKKSIEEVGIGFLFAPKFHPAMKYAIGPRRELGLRTIFNILGPLTNPTNITHQIMGVYDPKWLYPLAEVMRNLGRKGAMVVYGEGGYDEITITGKTYVAELKNGDIKQYQLSPEIVGLKEGKEEDIKGKDKTYNVRVLLDILSGKETGSKRDMVLINAAAVFKITGWAPDWIKGAEMALESIETGKAREKLHQMLKIMGR; encoded by the coding sequence ATGCTTGCACTATTAACCAATCATGTCAATGAATGGAGAATAGAATTTCTTAATAACTTCATCCAAAAATCAATCGCAGATTTTGGGGATGTCCCTGACCTTGACAACCTGGCGGAGCTACGTGCTAAAATAGAAAATGTTTTTTACCAAAGAAACAGTCCTGAATACTCCCAAGGGGAGGATAATGTGACTAAGCGTATTTTGAACAAATTAGTAGAAGGCCACAATTTAACAAAGACAGAAATGGGACAGTTTATGTCTGCTATAATGGAAGGAAGAGCAACGCCAGCTCAAATTGGTGCTTTTTTAGTGGCCATGCGCATTAAAGGAGAAACTGTAGACGAAATTACTGAAGCAGCTAAGGTAATGCAGGCCAAGGCCCATGAGTTGCAGATAGAAACAAATGTCCCCCTAGTGGATACCTGTGGTACAGGAGGGGATGCTCAAAATACCTTTAATGTCTCTACCATTACTGCCTTTGTAATCGCCGGGGCAGGACTGAAGGTAGCCAAACACGGTAATCGTTCTGTATCTAGCCAGTGTGGCAGTGCCGATGTATTAGAAGCCTTAGGCCTCAATTTAGATAGCCCACCTGAAGTGGTAAAAAAATCTATAGAAGAAGTAGGCATTGGTTTTCTCTTTGCCCCTAAATTTCATCCTGCTATGAAGTATGCCATTGGTCCTCGGAGAGAACTGGGATTACGCACTATCTTTAATATTTTAGGCCCTCTCACCAATCCTACTAACATTACTCATCAGATTATGGGTGTCTATGACCCAAAATGGCTTTATCCTCTAGCAGAAGTAATGAGAAACTTGGGCAGAAAAGGGGCAATGGTAGTCTATGGGGAAGGAGGTTATGATGAAATTACTATCACAGGTAAGACTTATGTGGCAGAATTAAAAAATGGAGATATCAAACAATACCAGCTTTCTCCAGAAATAGTAGGGTTGAAAGAAGGAAAGGAAGAAGATATAAAGGGAAAAGACAAGACATATAATGTTCGAGTGTTATTAGATATTTTAAGTGGGAAGGAAACAGGGAGTAAGCGAGACATGGTATTAATAAACGCTGCTGCTGTTTTTAAAATCACAGGATGGGCTCCTGATTGGATAAAGGGAGCGGAAATGGCCTTAGAAAGCATTGAAACTGGAAAGGCACGGGAAAAATTACATCAGATGTTAAAAATAATGGGCAGATGA
- a CDS encoding 5' nucleotidase, NT5C type — MKKIGLFDIDGVIADTGKAMIDIVQNDLNKKWVSVEDIVEYDVTKLSWLNNHEIEHLLTKFCQPEFYYYIPPMPYAAEVTDILRQKGWEIILVTARPPFLYDITLYWLKKYSIHFNSLISSRPEEKINYCVNNDKCFLVEDRGDLLLQIEEKMPQMKLFIYDQPWNRRINIGKRIKTLKEIVEVLGI; from the coding sequence ATGAAGAAGATTGGACTTTTTGACATAGATGGAGTGATAGCCGATACCGGAAAGGCCATGATAGATATTGTGCAAAATGATTTAAACAAAAAATGGGTAAGTGTGGAAGATATTGTAGAGTATGATGTTACCAAACTATCCTGGTTAAATAACCATGAGATAGAACATCTTCTCACTAAATTTTGCCAGCCAGAATTTTATTACTATATTCCTCCTATGCCTTATGCGGCTGAAGTCACTGACATATTAAGACAAAAGGGATGGGAAATCATCTTGGTGACCGCACGGCCGCCATTTCTTTATGATATTACGTTATATTGGTTAAAGAAATACAGCATTCATTTTAATAGTCTTATTAGCAGTCGTCCTGAAGAAAAGATAAATTATTGTGTAAATAATGATAAGTGCTTTCTAGTAGAGGATAGAGGGGATTTGCTGCTTCAAATTGAGGAAAAAATGCCTCAAATGAAACTATTTATCTATGACCAACCTTGGAATCGCCGTATAAATATAGGAAAAAGAATTAAGACATTAAAAGAAATTGTGGAAGTGCTAGGAATATGA
- the ribE gene encoding 6,7-dimethyl-8-ribityllumazine synthase: MLKTREGDLLASGIKFGIIVSRFNEFMVQRLLEGALDAVVRHGGKKEDIEIVRVPGAYEIPLVAKAMAKSGRYDAIIALGVIIRGATPHFEYISSEVAKGIAQVQLETGMPIGFGIITADTIEQAIERAGSKAGNKGWHAALATIEMVNVLRKF; the protein is encoded by the coding sequence ATGCTAAAGACAAGGGAAGGAGATTTATTAGCTAGTGGGATAAAGTTTGGCATCATTGTGAGTCGTTTTAATGAATTTATGGTTCAGAGATTATTAGAAGGAGCCCTAGATGCAGTTGTTCGTCATGGAGGTAAAAAAGAAGATATAGAGATAGTGCGTGTCCCCGGTGCTTATGAAATTCCTCTGGTGGCTAAAGCTATGGCTAAATCAGGACGTTATGATGCTATCATTGCCTTGGGAGTGATTATCAGAGGGGCCACACCCCATTTTGAGTATATATCTTCAGAAGTAGCCAAGGGAATTGCTCAGGTTCAGTTAGAAACAGGAATGCCTATTGGATTTGGTATTATTACCGCCGATACCATTGAACAGGCTATTGAAAGAGCAGGTTCAAAGGCAGGCAATAAGGGCTGGCATGCTGCTTTAGCAACCATAGAAATGGTTAATGTGTTGAGGAAGTTTTAA
- the nusB gene encoding transcription antitermination factor NusB, producing the protein MEAEPPHFSRKARHKARAIALQVLYQKEIIEEPLENIWAFFCKHYQYPKESLDYAWKLVQGVVENQPQIDLLLGQYAPHWQIERMPFIERNILRLATYEMLYISDVPPKVSINEAIELAKIYGSKTSSTFVNAILDAIYHKEIKGK; encoded by the coding sequence ATGGAGGCAGAACCACCGCATTTTTCAAGAAAGGCTAGACACAAGGCGAGGGCTATTGCGCTGCAAGTGCTTTATCAAAAAGAAATTATTGAGGAACCTTTGGAGAATATTTGGGCATTTTTTTGTAAACATTATCAATATCCCAAAGAAAGTTTGGATTATGCATGGAAACTAGTGCAGGGAGTAGTTGAGAACCAACCTCAGATAGACCTTCTACTAGGTCAGTATGCACCCCATTGGCAGATAGAGCGTATGCCTTTTATTGAGAGAAATATTTTACGCTTGGCAACTTATGAAATGCTTTATATCTCTGATGTCCCACCTAAAGTTAGCATTAATGAGGCCATTGAGTTAGCCAAAATATATGGGTCAAAGACCTCAAGCACCTTTGTGAATGCTATTTTAGATGCTATTTATCATAAAGAGATAAAAGGTAAGTAA
- the leuS gene encoding leucine--tRNA ligase: MQESYKPHKIEKKWQSRWEKTKLYKARENYQKKYYVLEMFPYPSGRIHMGHVRNYCIGDVIARYKKMLGFNVLHPMGWDAFGLPAENAAISQGIHPAKWTYDNIDYMRRQLKRMGFSYDWDREFATCDPDYYKWEQLLFLDMFERGLVYRKKSPVNWCPGCKTVLANEQVEEGRCWRCGSEVEIKQLKQWFFKITAYAEELLSYCDRLKGWPEKVLIMQRNWIGKSKGAEIRFPLINHPGEITIFTTRPDTIYGVTFMSLAPEHPLVQKLTKGTPQEKIVNQFIERVKKQTHLERMAEDVEKEGVFTGAYCQHPLLDKKIPIYVANFVLIEYGTGAVMAVPAHDQRDFEFAKKYNLPIKVVIQPSDRTLNPETMEAAYTEPGIITNSGHFDGLPSEQAKEAIIQYLEERGVGKRKISYRLRDWGISRQRYWGTPIPVVYCPKCGIVPVPKEELPIILPLEINVKEKGASALADYPAFLETTCPKCGGKARRETDTMDTFVESSWYFARYACPDEKAAPLDKKRVDYWLPVDQYIGGIEHAVLHLLYARFFTKVLRDLGWLKIDEPFINLLTQGMVCKETYRCPEHGYLIPEEECKQGRCIYCGKKVEIGRLEKMSKSKKNIVDPEKMINQYGADTVRLFILFAAPPERDLEWSPQGVEGAHRFLQRIWRLIKEVSPSLNNKSERKNLDEGEKLLYRKTHQTIKKVTEHIERFHFNTAISALMEFFNVITDFVQKNETKRSLVLKDAIEKFVILLSPFVPHITEELWHLMGHKTWLIEQPWPKWEEEALKEELLLVVIQINGKVRARMQVPAEISEQEVKKQALNQERIKQLLTGKEVKKIVWVPKKLINIVA, translated from the coding sequence ATGCAAGAAAGCTATAAACCTCACAAAATAGAAAAAAAATGGCAAAGTAGGTGGGAAAAAACCAAACTTTATAAAGCAAGGGAAAACTACCAAAAAAAGTATTATGTCTTAGAAATGTTCCCCTATCCTTCTGGTCGCATCCATATGGGTCATGTGCGGAATTATTGTATTGGAGATGTAATAGCTCGCTATAAAAAAATGCTGGGATTCAATGTTTTACATCCTATGGGCTGGGATGCCTTTGGACTACCTGCTGAAAATGCAGCCATTTCTCAGGGCATTCACCCTGCTAAATGGACATATGACAATATTGATTACATGCGAAGACAATTAAAAAGAATGGGATTTAGCTATGACTGGGATAGGGAATTTGCTACTTGTGATCCCGATTATTATAAGTGGGAACAGTTGTTATTTTTAGATATGTTTGAAAGGGGTTTAGTTTATAGAAAAAAGTCTCCGGTCAACTGGTGTCCAGGCTGTAAGACTGTCTTAGCTAACGAACAAGTAGAAGAAGGCCGGTGTTGGCGTTGTGGAAGTGAAGTAGAAATAAAACAATTAAAACAATGGTTTTTTAAAATTACGGCCTATGCAGAAGAATTGCTTTCCTATTGTGATAGATTAAAAGGGTGGCCAGAAAAAGTCTTAATTATGCAACGTAACTGGATTGGAAAAAGTAAAGGGGCAGAAATAAGGTTCCCCCTGATTAATCATCCAGGAGAAATTACCATTTTTACCACTCGTCCTGACACCATTTATGGCGTCACCTTTATGTCTTTGGCTCCTGAACATCCTTTAGTTCAAAAGTTAACCAAAGGCACACCTCAAGAAAAGATAGTGAATCAATTTATTGAACGTGTCAAGAAACAAACTCACTTAGAGAGAATGGCTGAAGATGTGGAAAAAGAAGGGGTATTTACAGGTGCTTATTGTCAACATCCTCTTTTAGATAAAAAAATACCTATCTATGTGGCAAATTTTGTCTTAATAGAATATGGAACAGGGGCTGTCATGGCTGTGCCAGCCCATGACCAACGGGACTTTGAATTTGCTAAAAAATACAACTTACCTATAAAAGTGGTAATTCAGCCATCAGATAGGACATTAAATCCTGAAACCATGGAGGCTGCTTACACAGAACCTGGTATCATAACCAATTCAGGTCATTTTGATGGATTGCCTAGTGAACAGGCAAAAGAAGCCATCATTCAATATCTGGAAGAAAGGGGAGTGGGCAAAAGGAAAATTAGTTATCGTTTGAGGGATTGGGGCATTTCTCGACAACGCTATTGGGGAACACCTATACCTGTCGTTTATTGCCCTAAGTGTGGAATTGTGCCTGTTCCTAAAGAGGAATTGCCCATCATATTGCCCTTAGAAATCAATGTAAAAGAAAAAGGTGCATCAGCTTTAGCAGATTATCCTGCTTTTTTAGAAACTACCTGCCCTAAATGTGGTGGTAAGGCCAGGCGGGAGACTGACACCATGGATACCTTTGTTGAATCTTCTTGGTATTTTGCAAGATATGCCTGCCCGGATGAAAAAGCGGCTCCCTTGGACAAAAAACGTGTTGATTATTGGCTACCGGTAGATCAATATATTGGAGGTATTGAACATGCGGTATTGCACCTTCTTTATGCCCGCTTTTTTACTAAAGTATTAAGGGATTTGGGCTGGCTAAAAATAGATGAACCTTTTATAAATCTCCTTACTCAAGGAATGGTCTGTAAAGAAACCTACCGCTGTCCTGAACACGGTTATCTAATTCCAGAAGAAGAATGTAAACAGGGAAGGTGTATTTATTGTGGCAAAAAAGTGGAAATAGGACGTCTGGAAAAGATGTCCAAATCAAAGAAGAATATTGTTGACCCTGAAAAGATGATTAATCAATATGGAGCAGATACCGTAAGATTATTTATTTTGTTTGCCGCTCCACCAGAGAGGGATTTAGAATGGAGCCCTCAGGGTGTAGAAGGCGCACATAGATTTCTACAACGCATCTGGCGACTTATTAAAGAAGTCTCACCCTCTCTTAATAATAAATCCGAAAGAAAAAATTTGGATGAAGGAGAAAAACTATTATATCGAAAAACACATCAGACTATAAAAAAGGTTACTGAACACATAGAAAGATTTCATTTCAATACTGCCATTAGTGCCCTTATGGAATTTTTCAATGTGATCACAGACTTTGTGCAAAAAAATGAGACAAAGAGGTCTTTAGTATTAAAAGATGCCATAGAAAAATTTGTTATTTTACTTTCTCCCTTTGTTCCCCATATTACTGAAGAATTATGGCATCTGATGGGACATAAAACCTGGCTTATAGAACAGCCATGGCCTAAATGGGAAGAAGAGGCCCTCAAAGAAGAACTCCTCTTAGTGGTAATCCAAATCAATGGAAAGGTCAGAGCAAGGATGCAGGTTCCAGCAGAAATTTCTGAACAGGAGGTAAAAAAACAAGCCCTGAATCAGGAAAGAATAAAACAACTTCTCACTGGAAAAGAAGTGAAAAAAATAGTTTGGGTGCCCAAAAAACTGATAAATATTGTGGCTTGA
- a CDS encoding DUF433 domain-containing protein, with the protein MIDRIGVNKEILHGTPCIKGTRIPVYLILDLLAGGATIDEILDDYPDLTKEDIQACVKYAAMLAREEVGELEKVA; encoded by the coding sequence ATGATTGATCGCATAGGGGTAAACAAGGAGATATTACATGGCACACCTTGTATAAAAGGCACGAGGATTCCGGTTTATTTAATCCTTGATCTTTTAGCAGGTGGAGCAACTATTGATGAAATACTGGATGACTATCCTGACCTTACTAAGGAAGACATTCAAGCGTGTGTAAAATACGCTGCCATGCTTGCTAGAGAAGAAGTGGGTGAGTTAGAAAAGGTAGCATAA
- a CDS encoding type II toxin-antitoxin system MqsA family antitoxin gives MAHNYGDCSFCGGEVKEQRVELEYRYKGQLYLFENVPVGVCQQCGEKFLTAEVAKIIEHMVKTKQKWDKTITVPVAVFHKSAIV, from the coding sequence ATGGCTCATAACTATGGAGATTGCTCGTTTTGTGGAGGGGAAGTGAAAGAGCAAAGAGTGGAATTAGAATATCGTTATAAAGGGCAATTGTATCTCTTTGAAAATGTTCCTGTAGGTGTTTGCCAGCAATGCGGAGAAAAGTTTCTTACAGCAGAAGTGGCAAAAATAATTGAGCATATGGTTAAAACAAAACAAAAGTGGGATAAAACAATCACTGTACCGGTGGCTGTTTTTCACAAATCTGCAATTGTATGA
- a CDS encoding DUF4258 domain-containing protein, with protein MDIKKIQTKIKSGEYEISYHAEKERYAEDIDIHDLETAILNGEILEEYVHDPRGPSCLILGYSKGRPIHIVCGYTKTGWIRIITVYIPKAPKWIDEKTRAKGEKNGS; from the coding sequence AAATCAGGTGAATATGAAATTAGTTATCATGCAGAAAAAGAAAGATATGCTGAAGATATAGATATACATGATTTAGAAACAGCTATTTTAAATGGTGAAATTTTAGAAGAGTATGTTCATGATCCAAGAGGACCAAGTTGTCTTATTTTAGGTTATTCAAAAGGACGCCCCATACATATTGTCTGTGGTTATACAAAAACAGGATGGATTAGAATAATAACAGTATATATTCCCAAGGCGCCAAAATGGATTGATGAAAAAACAAGAGCAAAAGGAGAAAAAAATGGCTCATAA